A portion of the Rhizoctonia solani chromosome 6, complete sequence genome contains these proteins:
- a CDS encoding ribose 5-phosphate isomerase A: protein MPSPALLKLDHGPNSNPPSRRGSMAAIQSLGGLSMESSVQSPYVKEALKRATMQLEVLESAKRLAAYTAVDHHILPEHTVIGIGSGSTVPYVVDRIIQQGDKLNKNRVFIPTGFQSKELIVRGGLKLGDVDQYPTIDVTIDGADEQLNCLKGGGACHLREKVLAEAADIFVIVADYRKNTGLLGKSVSLLVFSSHTKDVNVRGEKWKQGVPIEVAPFAYAKLLQNLHRLGSPEATLRMAKMKAGPIVTDNGNFCIDAPFDEAYMQDPHDLLAKIKMLTGVVEVGLFCGMAKAAYFGNEDGSVSVRYENGTSDTISASAVE, encoded by the exons ATGCCGTCGCCTGCGTTGCTCAAGTTGGACCATGGTCCTAATTCGAATCCGCCTTCGCGGAGAGGATCGATGGCTGCCATCCAGTCGCTCGGAGGTCTCTCTATGGAGAGTTCCGTCCAGTCTCCGTATGTCAAGGAGGCCTTGAAGAGGGCTACTATGCAGCTCGAGGTTCTCGAGAGTGCAAAACGCTTGGCGGCATATACTGCTGTCGACCACCATATTCTGCCTGAACACACT GTTATTGGAATCGGATCAG GCTCCACCGTGCCGTATGTCGTAGACCGGATTATCCAACAGGGAGACAAATTGAACAAGAACAGAGTGTTCATCCCCACCG GGTTCCAATCGAAGGAGCTGATCGTCAGGGGTGGACTTAAACTCGGAGATGTCGATCAATATCCTACTATTGATGTCACTATTGATGGCGCTGACGAGCAA CTCAACTGCCTCAAAGGTGGTGGAGCATGTCATTTGCGAGAAAAGGTCTTGGCCGAGGCTGCAGACAT ATTCGTCATTGTCGCAGATTATCGCAAAAATACAGGTCTACTCGGAAAGAGCGTGAGCCTCCTTGTTTTTTCTTCACATACCAAAGATGTTAATGTGCGAGGAGAAAAGTGGAAACAAGGCGTCCCTATCGAGGTTGCTCCGTTTGCGTATGCCAAGCTGTTGCAGAATTTACATCGACTTG GTTCGCCCGAAGCCACACTTCGAATGGCAAAAATGAAAGCGGGGCCCATCGTCACCGACAACGGCAACTTTTGCATCGATGCGCCGTTTGACGAGGCGTATATGCAAGATCCCCACGAT CTCCTTGCGAAAATCAAAATGTTGACAGGCGTCGTCGAAGTCGGGTTGTTCTGTGGAATGGCCAAGGCTGCGTATTTCGGAAACGAG GACGGGAGTGTGAGTGTTCGGTATGAGAATGGGACGAGCGACACGATTAGTGCGAGTGCTGTCGAGTGA
- a CDS encoding pathogenesis-related protein PR5K (thaumatin family), giving the protein MHSVAAISPLFFSLATARLFTVYNACPFTIWPAVWTNTSYGNAFPLVEGGWEAPTNTSKQFAVPDNWAAGRIWGRRGCDFSNPERQGPDTCVTGGCTGGLNCTSDGAAPTTLAEWTLSPTDDRADYYDVSLLDGFDLPIRITPSAECPAAECAVDLVATCPEPLRIPTDQNQPAQGCTTSCFANLNGNPGNSANCCTGQFSTQEACPSNNIAFFDYFRGSCPTAYAWTFDGGNQDIIKTCSGANRADYTVTFCPPGQ; this is encoded by the exons ATGCATTCAGTCGCCGCCATCTCGCCACTTTTCTTCTCTCTTGCTACCGCTCGACTGTTCACAGTGTACAACGCATGTCCATTTACGATTTGGCCTGCCGTATGGACCAACACGAGTTATGGGAATGCGTTTCCGTTGGTAGAGGGCGGATGGGAGGCGCCCACCAATACATCCAAACAGTTTGCTGTACCCG ATAATTGGGCTGCCGGGAGGATTTGGGGGAGAAGAGGATGCGACTTTTCGAATCCGGAAAGGCAAGGTCCCGATACCTGCGTCACAGGAG GCTGCACGGGTGGATTGAATTGTACCAGTGATGGGGCGGCCCCAACGACTTTGGCAGAATGGACGCTTTCGCCTACCGATGACCGTGCTGATTATTATGATG TATCGTTGCTGGATGGATTTGACCTCCCCATACGTATAACACCAAGCGCCGAATGTCCCGCCGCGGAATGTGCGGTGGACCTGGTCGCAACCT GCCCAGAACCGTTGAGAATCCCAACGGACCAGAACCAACCTGCACAGGGTTGCACT ACTTCGTGTTTTGCGAACTTGAACGGCAATCCAGGGAACTCGGCCAACTGCTGCAC TGGCCAATTTTCGACACAAGAAGCCTGCCCCTCTAATAATATTGCATTCTTTGATTATTTCC GGGGCTCGTGTCCTACCGCGTATGCCTGGACATTCGACGGTGGAAATCAGGATATAATCAAGACCTGCTCGGGAGCAAATCGCGCCGACT ACACTGTTACGTTCTGCCCTCCCGgacaatga
- a CDS encoding maltose O-acetyltransferase: MSSDELDRSVFEGMIAGRPYLASDPYIQRIAGEQGRKVRELNAEQDDEKREVLLRQLLKCKEDAQVAIVMPFFCEYGFNVIIEGDVFIGTGCTMLDVCPITIGERTLIGPNVQIYTPVHPLKPEERNGLKGAEWAKPIKIGKDCWIGGAAIICPGVTIGDGSTVGAGSVVTKDVEPRCLVAGNPARLIKRID, encoded by the exons ATGTCTTCTGATGAACTCGACCGCAGTGTCTTCGAAGGAATGATTGCTGGAAGACCTTACTTGGCTAGCGATCCATATATACAAAGAATAGCAGGGGAGCAGGGTAGAAAGGTTAGGGAGCTCAACGCCGAGCAAGATGACGAAAAGAGAGAGGTACTACTCAGGCAATTGTTGAAATGCAAGGAGGATGCTCAGGTAGCGATTGTCATGCCGTTCTTTTGCGAATAC GGATTCAACGTTATCATCGAGGGCGATGTTTTTATTGGGACAGGGTGTACGATGTTAGATGTTTGCCCAA TAACTATTGGCGAACGTACACTCATTGGCCCAAATGTGCAGATATATACCCCGGTCCACCCTCTCAAGCCAGAGGAGCGCAATGGCTTGAAGGGAGCTGAATGGGCAAAGCCAATCAAAATTGGAAAGGATTGCTGGATAGGGGGTGCAGCGATTATCTGCCCTGGCGTAACGATTGGTGATGGGTCTACTGTCGGCGCTGGGAGCGTTGTAACGAAGGACGTTGAGCCCAGGTGTCTTGTGGCTGGGAACCCAGCGAGGTTGATCAAACGAATCGATTAG
- a CDS encoding peroxisome biogenesis protein 19-1, with the protein MTTPSSNAGKPPAPEPPKVEEEDLDELDDLLDQFTPAVPPAAAVPPATSKPAPPTNAPKPNEPFTNGLSEDFEAALMREMEAMMRGESSSTTTTTTTTTGTSTDGGADDLAAAWQKMLIGELEGTNPQEDQHDMSDLFKRFGGMDPIPNLNLNPNGDPNREETNPDAPDSEFQRTIRQAMDKLKSSDESARASGSGPGSGSGLGLGGEGDDFAEFLKQLSQGGDGNEEGLQGMIEGMMGQLMGKEILYEPLVEMNEKFPGYFAEHPNLPEEDMKRYKSQQAIVKQLVEIYQKPDYSDDDKETGKEVLRLMNEMQELGSPPTEIMGEVPAGFDFNSPEGMAKMLDSDGCVIA; encoded by the exons ATGACCACTCCCTCGTCCAACGCCGGCAAACCTCCCGCTCCCGAGCCGCCCAAAGTTGAAGAAGAGGACTTGGACGAACTTGATG ATCTCCTCGATCAATTCACCCCCGCCGTACCCCCTGCTGCTGCTGTCCCTCCCGCCACATCCAAACCTGCCCCGCCAACAAATGCACCCAAGCCAAACGAACCTTTTACAAACGGACTGTCGGAAGACTTTGAGGCTGCGCTCATGCGTGAGATGGAAGCTATGATGCGCGGCGAATCGTCCTCCACGACCACCaccacaacaacaacaaccggTACTTCCACCGACGGCGGGGCAGACGACCTAGCGGCCGCATGGCAAAAAATGCTCATAGGCGAGTTGGAAGGTACGAATCCACAAGAGGACCAACATGACATGTCCGACTTGTTCAAACGCTTCGGTGGTATGGATCCTATCCCCAATCTCAATCTCAATCCCAATGGCGATCCCAATCGGGAAGAAACGAATCCGGATGCGCCGGATAGTGAGTTCCAGCGGACGATTCGGCAAGCgatggataagctcaagtcGTCGGATGAGAGTGCTCGGGCTTCCGGTTCGGGACCGGGTTCTGGTTCGGGATTAGGACTGGGAGGAGAAGGAGACGATTTTGCCGAGTTTTTGAAACAGTTGAGTCAAGGTGGGGATGGGAACGAGGAAGGGTTGCAGGGGATGATTGAAGGTATGATGGGGCAGTTGATGGGCAAGGAGATTTTGTATGAGCCGTTGGTGGAGATGAATGAAAAG TTCCCTGGGTACTTTGCCGAACATCCCAATTTGCCCGAGGAGGATATGAAGCGGTACAAATCTCAACAGGCGATTGTGAAGCAATTGGTGGAGATATACCAGAAACCGGATTATTCTGATGATGATAAAGAGACGGGGAAGGAGGTTCTTAGACTTATGAATGAG ATGCAAGAACTTGGGTCGCCCCCGACGGAGATTATGGGAGAGGTTCCGGCCGGCTTT GATTTTAATTCACCAGAAGGCATGGCGAAGATGTTGGACTCTGACGGATGTGTGATTGCATAG
- a CDS encoding LysM domain protein has translation MFTKLLVVTALASAAFASECVRTYTVKEGDWCDTISAANNASTYQLSTVNADKINDSCTNLEVGQELCLGKVGQDCTITHNVVYGDTCDKIMQGAAINATMLYANNPQIDEYCSNIYIGEVLCVAGAYAAPESIPDRQIGSPGGEPAGPPASVPYPEAKATAKPKSNDPAPTPAPENNDPAPAPAPENNNSAPAPAPENSQPSSPSPDSDDDADLPECEDPNDDGY, from the exons ATGTTCACCAAGCTCCTTGTTGTCACGGCGTTGGCTTCTG CCGCATTTGCGAGCGAGTGTGTCCGTACTTACACCGTCAAGGAGGGCGATTGGTGTGATACCATTAGCGCTGCTAACAATGCGTCTAC CTATCAACTTTCGACTGTGAATGCGGACAAGATCAATGATTCTTGcaccaatctggaagttggtCAAGAACTTTGCCTTGGTAAAGTAGGCCAGGATTGCACAATCACCCACAACGTTG TATACGGGGATACTTGCGATAAGATCATGCAAGGTGCAGCTATCAACGCTACGATGCTTTACGCCAACAACCCTCAAATCGACGAGTACTGCAGCAACATCTATATCGGCGAGGTGCTATGCGTAGCTGGTGCATACGCCGCACCAGAGTCCATTCCAGATCGCCAAATCGGTTCTCCTGGAGGAGAGCCTGCAGGTCCTCCTGCCTCAGTGCCCTACCCTGAAGCTAAAGCGACCGCTAAACCCAAATCCAATGACCCCGCTCCTACACCGGCTCCCGAAAACAACGACCCAgctcctgctccggctcctgaAAATAACAACTCGGCACCTGCCCCAGCTCCCGAAAATAGCCAGCCCTCGTCTCCCTCTCCTGACAGCGACGATGATGCTGATCTTCCCGAATGCGAGGATCCCAATGATGATGGCTACTAA
- a CDS encoding Lipase (class 3) codes for MATAPEPTSSDGSNYDVFQQVFQLSAASNIVRKCKGNSEDLQRKMADNLPQALSSAGAGWEVVWGPVIWKAQPNRRNTPYGNAWYVAKNDSVVFEDGKSYPTYVVAIAGTSGMYDIIYEDGAIGKVINPDTWASNGSIGLRTLPAILENDSSLNKDNACITLGFSRGLYQLLNNAPPKGSPGYPHNLPEFLQTIDPTPSELAPKLVFTGHSLGGALAPVLAYVLRHANALDILPCAYADDPAYAPEIMSNIPNMYGENTILLVHAVVSHLRRMAQKLYAPITLSSFESPIPKPSEPPQDVNSYLDAALAQHVPAYAKAILNVGTQKALCDSSKLEEWEAYPVLGHILYSQMQLEGHGGVLTDEMFEIPDWPGSESIF; via the exons ATGGCTACAGCACCTGAACCTACCTCATCTGATGGTTCCAATTACGATGTTTTTCAGCAGGTCTTCCAACTTTCTGCGGCTTCGAACATTGTCCGGAAGTGTAAAGGAAATTCCGAAGACCTCCAGCGAAAAATGGCAGATAACCTTCCCCAAGCGTTGAGCTCGGCTGGGGCTGGGTGGGAGGTTGTATGGGGCCCGGTTATTTGGAAGGCACAGCCCAACCGTAGGAACACACCCTACGGCAACGCCTGGTATGTTGCAAAAAATGATTCGGTAGTCTTTGAGGATGGGAAATCGTACCCCACATATGTCGTGGCAATCGCAGGCACTTCCGGCATGTACGACATTATCTACGAGGATGGGGCGATTGGTAAAGTCATAAACCCAGACACTTGGGCTAGCAACGGTTCTATTGGCCTCAGGACGCTTCCAGCAATTCTGGAAAACGACTCTTCACTTAATAAAGACAATGCCTGTATCACTCTAGGATTTTCCCGAGGTCTATACCAACTCTTAAACAACGCTCCCCCCAAGGGTTCCCCAGGCTATCCACACAATCTCCCCGAATTCCTTCAGACAATTGACCCTACCCCCTCCGAACTCGCACCAAAATTGGTATTCACTGGCCACAGCCTTGGAGGAGCACTTGCACCTGTGCTCGCCTATGTTCTTCGCCATGCTAATGCTCTCG ATATCCTTCCCTGCGCGTATGCCGACGACCCAGCGTATGCGCCGGAAATCATGTCAAATATTCCGAATATGTACGGGGAAAACACCATTCTCTTGGTACATGCCGTGGTCTCACATCTCCGACGCATGGCGCAGAAGCTCTACGCTCCCATTACTTTGAGCTCCTTTGAGTCCCCTATTCCCAAGCCTTCAGAACCCCCTCAAGATGTCAATAGTTATTTGGACGCCGCACTTGCCCAGCATGTACCTGCTTACGCCAAAGCTATCCTTAACGTAGGAACACAAAAGGCGCTATGTGATTCGTCGAAGCTCGAAGAGTGGGAGGCCTATCCAGTACTGGGTCATATTCTGTATAGTCAGATGCAGCTAGAAGGTCATGGGGGTGTGTTGACCGACGAAATGTTTGAAATTCCAGACTGGCCAGGCAGCGAGAGCATTTTCTGA
- a CDS encoding ATP-dependent DNA ligase produces the protein MKPAPAQQASLSEFLGAKGGAKSKASTKDKESSGSKTSKVSSKPKQEVKSEKIATESVKAAEPTEGMEVDQPERKVLSDDDDEAPVRKRVKRNRVDLGSDEGSDGGGVSTVRRLTKRKAISTRDEDESSPPPISSAPPSSPPPDDPTPSSPPKKSRAKSSSGPNKPEKTSKASKKDATDVAPKASLPPQDKNEKEVEEIEAASDEDLVDEEGASKRKNKEVASKTAELALAKMKDVDFGWKDGETVPYAALAQAFSLIEATTKRLEITAILTAFLTLVIRRATAKPTTKTQSKDKEPVTSGHQDVLQCVYLCINRLAPDYTGIELGIGESLLVKAIGESTGRKIDAIKDELKKEGDLGLVAMNSRAMQKTLWKPKPLTLPAVFKSLLEIAQSTGHSSQNKKIGIITKLLAACLPDHAEAKYIIRSLEGKLRIRLAERTVLVALAQACVLAANYEDVEKWSKEDLGAKCDEGVEILKAVYSEIPSYDIVIPALLMGGMDSLRETCKLTPGIPLKPMLAKPTKAIGEVLDKFENTKFTCEYKYDGERAQVHRLEDGTVAVFSRNSEDMSKKYPDLVEQLPRCFKESTKSFVLDAEAVAIDKTTKKLLPFQELSKRKRKDVKVEDIQVRVCLFGFDLLYLNGESLLRKTLEERRKLLREHFTEVDCEFAFAKASDGETTEEIQVFLEESVKDGCEGLMVKTLTGDASRYEPSRRSVNWLKLKKDYLAGIGDSLDLVVVGAYYGKGKRTKVYGAFLLACYDPDAEEYQTICKIGTGFSDEALAAHYAQLQPLEQPKPWGNVKIGGAKPDIWFEPKVVWEVLTADLSLSPVYEAARGLVDDRGISLRFPRFIRVRDDKSADDATEPSQIAEMYERQSLAQNGPGKKKRGGEDDDFW, from the exons ATGAAGCCTGCACCTGCACAACAAGCTAGTTTGTCGGAATTCTTGGGAGCAAAGGGTGGAGCTAAATCCAAGGCGAgcaccaaggacaaggagaGCAGTGGATCTAAAA CATCCAAAGTCTCTAGTAAGCCGAAGCAGGAGGTTAAGTCCGAGAAAATTGCCACCGAGAGTGTTAAAGCAGCCGAACCTACTGAAGGTATGGAAGTGGACCAACCAG AACGTAAAGTACTCTcagatgacgatgacgaag CGCCAGTTCGGAAACGGGTCAAACGTAATCGGGTTGACTTGGGCTCAGATGAAGGCTCCGATGGCGGCGGAGTATCTACCGTACGTCGTCTGACGAAACGTAAAG CTATTTCCACCAGGGATGAAGACGAATCATCTCCACCTCCCATATCTTCCGCCCCTCCATCATCCCCACCGCCAGATGACCCAACCCCATCATCACCTCCCAAGAAATCCAGGGCAAAGTCTTCATCGGGCCCCAATAAACCCGAAAAAACGAGCAAGGCATCAAAAAAGGACGCCACCGATGTTGCTCCTAAAGCTTCGTTGCCACCCCAAGACAAAAACGAGAAAGAAGTAGAAGAGATAGAGGCCGCCTCCGACGAAGATTTGGTTGACGAGGAAGGTGCTAGTAAGCGAAAGAATAAGGAAGTAGCCAGCAAGACAGCCGAGCTGGCGCTGGCGAAAATGAAGGACGTGGACTTTGGCTGGAAGGATGGAGAAAC CGTTCCATATGCCGCGCTTGCTCAAGCGTTCTCCTTGATCGAGGCAACCACCAAGCGATTGGAGATCACCGCTATTCTAACAGCATTCCTAACTCTCGTTATTCGGCGCGCTACTGCCAAACCAACAACTAAGACGCAGTCAAAGGATAAGGAACCCGTCACGAGTGGGCACCAAGATGTGCTGCAGTGTGTTTATTTGTGCATCAACCGA CTCGCTCCAGATTACACAGGAATTGAACTGGGGATCGGTGAATCCTTACTAGTCAAAGCCATTGGCGAGTCCACAGGACGCAAGATAGATGCAATCAAAGACGAGCTCAAGAAAGAAGGTGACCTTGGCTTAGTTGCAATG AATTCACGAGCGATGCAAAAGACTCTATGGAAACCCAAGCCCCTAACGCTTCCTGCCGTATTCAAAAGTCTCCTCGAGATTGCCCAGTCAACTGGACACTCT AGCCAAAACAAGAAGATCGGGATTATCACAAAGCTCCTTGCCGCCTGCTTGCCGGATCACGCCGAAGCCAAGTACATTATTCGTAGTCTGGAGGGAAAGCTACGTATCCGCCTAGCAGAACGCACAGTATTGGTTGCACTTGCCCAGGCCTGTGTATTAGCCGCTAATTATGAAG ATGTTGAGAAATGGTCCAAGGAAGATTTGGGAGCCAAGTGTGATGAGGGCGTAGAAATTCTGAAGGCCGTATACAG CGAAATTCCTTCTTATGATATCGTTATCCCTGCACTTCTtatgggtggtatggattCGCTGCGAGAAACGTGCAAGCTTACACCCGGTATTCCACTCAAGCCCATGCTTGCGAAGCCAACCAAGGCCATTGGGGAAGTATTGGATAAATTTGAGAATACCAAATTTACTTGCGAATACAAATACGATGGCGAAAGGGCTCAG GTGCATAGACTCGAAGATGGTACCGTCGCAGTGTTCAGCCGCAACTCGGAAGACATGAGCAAGAAGTATCCTGACCTTGTTGAACAACTTCCCAGG TGCTTCAAAGAAAGCACCAAGTCGTTTGTACTGGACGCGGAAGCAGTGGCCATCGACAAGACGACGAAAAAGTTGCTTCCGTTCCAAGAGCTAAGCAAACGTAAAcgtaaggatgtcaaggtaGAAGATATTCAAGTCCGCGTGTGTCTCTTTGGCTTCGATTTGCTTTACCTTAATGGAGAG TCGCTCCTCCGGAAAACGCTCGAGGAACGGAGAAAACTGCTCCGCGAGCATTTTACTGAGGTTGATTGCGAATTTGCATTTGCTAAGGCCTCGGATGGAGAAACAACCGAGGAGATCCAGGTTTTCCTCGAAGAGAGTGTGAAGGATGGATGTGAGGGTTTGATGGTCAAAACTCTGACAGGGGACGCGAGTAGATACGAGCCGAGCCGAAGAAGTGTTAACTGGTTGAAG CTTAAAAAAGATTATCTCGCAGGTATTGGAGATTCTCTCGACCTGGTTGTAGTTGGGGCGTACTATGGAAAAGGAAAACGCACCAAGGTTTACGGTGCCTTCCTTCTCGCCTGCTACGACCCTGACGCCGAAGAGTACCAAACAATTTGTAAAATTGGTACCGGATTTTCCGACGAGGCACTCGCAGCTCACTACGCCCAACTTCAGCCCCTTGAACAGCCTAAGCCTTGGGGCAACGTCAAGATAGGTGGGGCCAAGCCCGACATTTGGTTCGAGCCTAAGGTCGTTTGGGAGGTATTGACCGCCGATCTCAGCTTGAGCCCGGTGTACGAGGCAGCAAGAGGCTTG GTCGATGACAGAGGAATCTCGTTGCGATTCCCTCGATTCATCCGCGTCAGGGACGACAAGTCAGCGGATGACGCGACGGAACCATCACAG ATCGCAGAAATGTACGAACGACAGTCGTTGGCTCAGAACGGGCCTGGAAAGAAGAAGCGAGGAGGCGAAGATGACGACTTTTGGTAA